CGCCTGTATCTGCTCGGCCGAGAGTTCTTTTTCCATGGAGGCGGCAAGGTAAGAATGTGATGGAGCGCGCAGTCTACCCTGAGCGCGATGACTTTGGATCGAACGGTTACAGAACAAATCTGCAGGTCGTCGCCTGGCCTGAACTTAGCGGCTCGCAATGCCCCGAAAGTACTCACTCCAGCCTATTCAGAGAGGTGTTTTCGATGAGCAAGTCCCTCACAGGCAAGCGTATCGCTCTGCTGGTTACCGACGGTTTCGAGCAGGTCGAACTGACCGGCCCCAAACAGGCACTCGAAGAACTCGGCGCCACCGCTGAGATCCTGTCCAGCCAAGCCGGAGAGGTCACCGGCTGGAACCACACCACCCCGGCCGACACCTTCACGGTCGACAAGACCTTCGATACCGCCAGGATCGACGATTACGACGCCATCGTGCTGCCCGGCGGGGTAGTCAATGCCGATACCATTCGCCTCGACGAGATGGCCGTGGAGCTGGTCAAGGACGCCGCCAAGGCCAACAAACCGATCGCCGTGATCTGCCACGGTGCCTGGATTCTCGCCACGGCCGACCTGCTCATGGGCAAGACCCTGACCAGCTACCCCTCGCTGACCGACGACCTGAAGAACGCCGGCGCCACCTGGGTGGACCAGGAAGTGGTGGTCGATGGCAAGCTGATCAGCAGCCGCACCCCGGATGACCTGCCGGCCTTCAACGAGAAGCTGATCGCCGCGCTCGCCGCCTGAGCCGGGGCGCCGCCGTGGGCCACGGCCGTACCTCCACGCCATCGCAACTGCGGCAAGCAGCTGCCGGGCTCCTCGTTTAGAATGCGCGTTTTTTACGACGGAGCCCACCATGTCCCTGCCTAGCCTGCGCCTGAAAGCCAACGCCGACCGACGCCTGCGCGCCGGCCACCTGTGGGTCTACAGCAACGAGATCGATGTCGCCGTCACGCCGCTCAATGCCTTCGAGGCCGGTGACCAGGCCGTTCTCGAAGCCGCCGGGGGCAAGCCCCTGGGCATTGTCGCCCTGAGCCCCAACAACCTGATCTGCGCGCGCCTGCTGTCGCGCGACGTCAAGCACGTGCTGGACAAATCCCTGCTGGTGCATCGCCTCAACGTGGCGCTGAGCCTGCGCGAGCGCCTGTTCGACCAGCCCTGCTACCGCCTGGTGTACGGCGACTCCGACCTGTTGCCGGGCCTGGTGGTCGACCGTTTCTTCGACATCCTCGTGGTGCAGCTGGCCTCGGCGACCATGGAACGCCACAGGGAGGACGTGCTGGCGGCGCTGATCCAGGTGATCAAGCCCAGCGGCATCCTGTTCAAGAACGACTCCGCTGCCCGCGATGCCGAAGGCCTGGAGCGCTACGTGGACACGGCCTTCGGCGTGGTGCCGGAGTGGGTCGCCCTGGAAGAAAACGGCGTGAAGTTCGAAGCACCGGTGATCGAAGGCCAGAAGACCGGCTGGTTCTATGACCACCGCATGAACCGCGCGCGCCTGGCGCCCTACGTCAAGGGCAAGCGCGTACTCGACCTGTTCAGCTATATCGGTGGCTGGGGCGTGCAGGCGGCGGCGTTCGGCGCCAGCGAAGTGTTCTGCGTGGATGCCTCGGCCTTCGCCCTCGACGGCGTGGAGCGCAACGCCACGCTCAACGGCTTCGCCGAGAAGGTCACCTGCGTGGAAGGCGACGTGTTCGCCGCCCTGCGTGAGCTGAAGGCGGCCGAAGAACGCTTCGACGTGGTGATCGCCGACCCACCCGCCTTCATCAAGCGCAAGAAGGACATCAAGAACGGCGAAGCGGCCTATCGTCGCCTCAACGAAACCGCCATGCGCCTGCTGGGCAAGGACGGCATCCTGGTCAGCGCCAGCTGCTCCATGCACCTGGACGAGGACAACCTGCAGAACATCCTGCTGACCAGCGCCCGCCATCTGGACCGCAATATCCAGCTGCTCGAGCGCGGCGCCCAGGGCCCGGATCATCCGGTGCACCCGGCCATCAATGAGACCCGCTACATCAAGAGCCTGACCTGCCGCCTGCTGCCCAACAGCTGACGACACGCTGTGCGCACCGCCCGCCGGGGCGGATGCCGCACCCTACAGGGCCCATCGCGGCCCTCGGCCCAGGGTTGCGCGGCCCAGTTCAACCGCCTGAACGGGCAGCCCTGCCGCCGCACGGCTACCATGCCGATGATTCGATCTCCCCTGCAAGCACCCGCGGCCTGATCGCCAGCGCTCGCCGCTACCAGCCGCCGCCGGCACCCTGGGTGCCCCCAAGAACCAGCGCATTGCCGCACGCCGCGGCGCGACAGCCTAGCGGCTGATCGCCGCAGCCTAGGCACCGGGCATCGGGTTCCGCCACATCCTGCACAAACCAGCTAGCGTTAATCGAAAGCCAGGCCGATCGACCTCGATGCCGACCAGGCGTCGTACCTGTGCCCTATCGTCCAGGCGAATTTTCCCGAGGCCCGCCCTGTTCAAGGATGCACCGATGATCCAGCTACTGATCGCCGACGACCACAGGCTCATGCGCGAAGGGCTCAAGCGCCTGTTCGAGCTGTACGAGGATGTGCAGGTTGTCGCCGAAGCCGCCGATGGCACCCAGGCCCTGGAGCAACTGCGCAGCGTTTCGGTCGACCTGCTGCTGCTCGATATCAGCATGCCCGGCCTGAGCGGCGAAGCCCTGATCGCGCGCATCGCCGACCAGAACCCTGCGCTGCCCATCCTGGTGCTCAGCATGCACAACGACCCCCACGTGGCCATGCGACTGATGCGCGGGGGCGCCCGGGGCTACGTCACCAAATGCCAGTCCCCGGAAATTCTCGTCGAGGCGGTGCGAACGGTCGCCGGCGGCAACCGCTACATCGATCCGTCGCTGATGGAGCCCATTGCCCTTAGCAGCCTCAAACCCGCCAGCAGAAGCGGGCTCGACAGCCTGACCAGCCGGGAATTCCAGATCATGCGGCTGCTTGCCGCGGGGCTGAGCGTCAACCAGATCGCCAGCCAGTTGACCATCAGCAACAAGACCGTCAGCACCCACAAGATAAATCTAATGGAGAAGATGAAGTTCTCCACCAACGCCGACCTTATCCGCTTCGCCTCCAGCCTGCTGAGTTCTGACATTGCATAAGGAAATCCCTAGATGTTTGCGGCCACAAAACCCGGATAAATGTCGGTTAAATCCGATGCCCCCATCGATGATGCTTCATGCATCCTGAGTACAGCCCAAAGGAATGCATGGTTATGGTGCCGGAGCTCTGCCCGCCTGAAACCCGTTCCGCCAGAGCCCGAGCCAGTTCGCCACGGAGCCGTAAATGCGCCAAACCCCAGTTTCCCTGCTAGCTCCCCTGCTGGTCCTGGCCGCCGGCATGGCCGCCGTAGTGCTCGTCGCCCAACAGCTGGTGAGCATGCTGCCAGCCCTGTTCGGGCTGATCCTGGTCGGTGCGGTGGCCACCGTCGGCTTGCGCCACAAGGGCGCCGAGTCTGGCGCCCTCTCTCAGGCACATGCCCAGGGGGCCGCACCTGCTGACACGGATGACAGCGTCGAGCGGCTCTGCGGCCAGGTGTTGCCGCTGTGGTCGCAGCACATCGAGAACGCTCGCAGCCACACCGAGGAATCCATCAGTTCCCTGAGCGAACGCTTCGCCCAGCTCGCCACGCGCATCCAGAGCAGCCTGGGCGGCAGCACCGAACGCGAAGCCGGCAAACGTCTGGTGGCGCTGTTGTCGAGCTGCGAGAGCGAACTGGACATGATCATCGTCGCCCTGCGCGACGCCCTGGCCAGCAAGGAATCGCTACTCAAGGAGATCACCCAGCTGTCCAGCTTCACCGAGCAATTGCAGGACATGGCCCAGGACGTCGCCAATATCGCCAAGCAGACCAACCTGCTGGCGCTCAACGCGGCCATCGAAGCCGCCCGCGCCGGCGAGAGCGGCCGCGGTTTCGCGGTGGTCGCCGACGAGGTGCGCAAGCTGTCGTCGATGTCGGGTGATACCGGCCAGCGCATCGGCGAAACCGTGGTGATCGTCAACGACGCCATCCACAAGACCCTGGACATCTCCCAGGAATACACCAAGACCGACACCGTCACCCTGAACAAGGCCAGTGACGTGATCGCCGGGGTGATCAGCCGCTTCAAGCAGAACGCCAGCGACATCGTCCAGCACAACGAGACCATGCGCACGCAAAGCGAGTCCGTCGCCCAGGACATCGCCGAGGTGCTGGTATCGCTGCAATTCCAGGATCGCATCAGCCAGACCCTCGGCCATATCGTCGCCGACCAGGACAAGCTGCATGCCCATATCCAGAATCGCACGGCGCAGCGCCAGCAGAGCCTGGCGCCGGAACCCCTGGACGCCGACCGCTGGCTCAGCGAGCTGGCCCAGACCTACACCACGCCCGAGCAGCACGGCATCCACCGCGGCGACAGCAGCAGCAAACGCAACGACTCCGACATCACGTTTTTCTGAGGTTCCCCCATGAGCAAGACCGTACTCATCGTCGACGACTCCGCCTCCATCCGTCAGGTCGTCAGCATCACGCTCAAAGGGGCCGGTTATCAGGTCATCGAGGGTTGCGACGGCAAGGACGCGCTGAGCAAGCTCGACGGTCGCAAGGTGCACCTGATCATCAGCGACGTGAACATGCCGAACATGGACGGCATCACCTTCGTGAAGAACGTAAAGCAGCTGCCCGCCTACAAGTTCACCCCGGTGATCATGCTCACCACCGAGGCCGGCGAAGCGCGCAAGGAAGAAGGTCGCGCAGCGGGTGCCAAGGCCTGGGTGGTCAAGCCCTTCCAGCCGGCGCAGATGCTCACTGCCGTCTCCAAGCTGATCCTGCCATGACCGACACGCCGGCCGAGAGCCTCTACCGCATCCTGCCGCTGGAAGGTGGCCTGACCATCTACAGCGCCACCGAGCACCTGCAGTTGCTGATGCAGGCGCTGGCCTGCGACGTGGAAGTGGAGCTCGACCTCGGCGCCGTCGACGAACTGGACTGTGCCGGCCTGCAACTGCTGATCCTCACCAAGCAGGAGGCGGCGCGCATGAACTGCGCCTTGCGCCTGACCAACCACAGCCCCGCCGTAATCGAGGCCTTCGAGTTGAGCGGGCTGGGCACCTTCTTTGGCGACCCCATCCTGATCAAGCCGGCCAGCGAGCAATCACCATGAACATGGACGAAGTGCTGCAGGTGTTCATCGCCGAGAGTCAGGAACTGCTGCAGCAGATGGAAGAAGCCCTGCTGCAGTTGGAGAACGATCCCGACGACGCCGACACCATCAACGCCATCTTTCGCGCCGCCCATACCATCAAGGGTTCGGCCGGGCTGTTCGGCCTCGACGTGATCGTCGCCTTCACCCATATCGCCGAGAGCGTTCTGGACCGGGTGCGCAACGGCGAGCTGCGCTTCGACAAGGCCATGACCGCCCTGTTCCTGCAGGTCGGCGACCACCTGGCACGGCTGGTGGCGCTGGTCGACAGCGGCGCCGACCTGAAAGACCTCGACGCCGATACGCAGATCGCCCATCAGCAACTCGGTGAACAGCTGTCCCGCTACCTGGCGCCTGCGCCGCGCAACGAGCCGGTACCCGCGGCAGCCCCGCGCGTCGAGCGCACCCCGGAAAACGGGGTTGGCGCCGACCACTGGCACCTGTCCCTGCGCTTCGGCCCGGACACCCTGCGCAACGGCATGGATCCCCTCGGCCTGTTCCGCTACCTGAATACCTTCGGCCATATCATCAGCATCGTCCCGCTGCTGGACCGCATCCCAGGCGCCGCCGAGATGGATCCGGAAACCTGCTACCTGGGTTTCGAGGTGGCCTTCGCCAGCGAGGCCGACAAGGCCACCATCGAGGGGGCCTTCGAATTCGTGCGCGAAGACAGCCTGATCCGCATTCTGCCGCCCAACAGCAAGTCGGACGAATACCTGGAGCTGATCCGTGCCCTGCCCGAAGAGGACATGCGCCTGGGCGAGATCCTCATGCGCTGCGGCACCCTGACCGCCAACGAACTGCAGGAAGTCCTGCATGCCCAGGTGCAGGGCCAGCAACGCGACGAGCCGCGCCCGATCGGCCGGGTGCTGGTCGAGGAAAGCCTGGTGCAGCCGCCGGTGATCGCCGCCGCCCTGCAGAAGCAACAGCAGATCAAGGAAAACCGCAACAACGAGAACAGCCTGATCCGCGTCGATGCCGGCAAGCTGGACAAGCTGATCGATCTCGTCGGCGAACTGATCATCGCCGGCGCCGGGG
Above is a genomic segment from Pseudomonas argentinensis containing:
- a CDS encoding response regulator, encoding MSKTVLIVDDSASIRQVVSITLKGAGYQVIEGCDGKDALSKLDGRKVHLIISDVNMPNMDGITFVKNVKQLPAYKFTPVIMLTTEAGEARKEEGRAAGAKAWVVKPFQPAQMLTAVSKLILP
- a CDS encoding response regulator transcription factor gives rise to the protein MIQLLIADDHRLMREGLKRLFELYEDVQVVAEAADGTQALEQLRSVSVDLLLLDISMPGLSGEALIARIADQNPALPILVLSMHNDPHVAMRLMRGGARGYVTKCQSPEILVEAVRTVAGGNRYIDPSLMEPIALSSLKPASRSGLDSLTSREFQIMRLLAAGLSVNQIASQLTISNKTVSTHKINLMEKMKFSTNADLIRFASSLLSSDIA
- a CDS encoding type 1 glutamine amidotransferase domain-containing protein; the protein is MSKSLTGKRIALLVTDGFEQVELTGPKQALEELGATAEILSSQAGEVTGWNHTTPADTFTVDKTFDTARIDDYDAIVLPGGVVNADTIRLDEMAVELVKDAAKANKPIAVICHGAWILATADLLMGKTLTSYPSLTDDLKNAGATWVDQEVVVDGKLISSRTPDDLPAFNEKLIAALAA
- a CDS encoding class I SAM-dependent rRNA methyltransferase produces the protein MSLPSLRLKANADRRLRAGHLWVYSNEIDVAVTPLNAFEAGDQAVLEAAGGKPLGIVALSPNNLICARLLSRDVKHVLDKSLLVHRLNVALSLRERLFDQPCYRLVYGDSDLLPGLVVDRFFDILVVQLASATMERHREDVLAALIQVIKPSGILFKNDSAARDAEGLERYVDTAFGVVPEWVALEENGVKFEAPVIEGQKTGWFYDHRMNRARLAPYVKGKRVLDLFSYIGGWGVQAAAFGASEVFCVDASAFALDGVERNATLNGFAEKVTCVEGDVFAALRELKAAEERFDVVIADPPAFIKRKKDIKNGEAAYRRLNETAMRLLGKDGILVSASCSMHLDEDNLQNILLTSARHLDRNIQLLERGAQGPDHPVHPAINETRYIKSLTCRLLPNS
- a CDS encoding STAS domain-containing protein, translated to MTDTPAESLYRILPLEGGLTIYSATEHLQLLMQALACDVEVELDLGAVDELDCAGLQLLILTKQEAARMNCALRLTNHSPAVIEAFELSGLGTFFGDPILIKPASEQSP
- a CDS encoding methyl-accepting chemotaxis protein is translated as MIIVALRDALASKESLLKEITQLSSFTEQLQDMAQDVANIAKQTNLLALNAAIEAARAGESGRGFAVVADEVRKLSSMSGDTGQRIGETVVIVNDAIHKTLDISQEYTKTDTVTLNKASDVIAGVISRFKQNASDIVQHNETMRTQSESVAQDIAEVLVSLQFQDRISQTLGHIVADQDKLHAHIQNRTAQRQQSLAPEPLDADRWLSELAQTYTTPEQHGIHRGDSSSKRNDSDITFF